In the Chryseobacterium sp. MYb264 genome, one interval contains:
- a CDS encoding aspartate kinase, whose product MKVLKFGGTSVGSPERIEQLLPIIKSQTADKHLVVLSAVSGTTNDLVILSELYAGKDIEGAYRHIDALYEKYKVFVSQLFKTEEGVSEASLFIDKIFDLFYQFKNKNFTSDAERIILAQGEIISTTLFHLHLKEIEIPSTLLSALDFMLVDEEHEPDVDFIREQAGLEMAKYPEETLFITQGYICRNAQGEIDNLRRGGSDYTASLLGAALQAEEIQIWTDIDGFHNNDPRYVPNTKPIAQLNFDEAAELSYFGAKILHPQSVFPARKYNVPVRLLDTMNLSASGTLISGETTNQNQIVAIAAKDGITAIRIQSSRMLMAYGFLRKVFEVFERFKTPIDMITTSEVAVSLTIDQTEYLSEIIKELEVFSAVEIDSDQSIICIVGDFRENNHGHATIVSEAVKHVAIRMISYGGSENNISLLVPSAFKVETLRSLHNRLF is encoded by the coding sequence ATGAAAGTATTGAAATTTGGAGGAACTTCAGTGGGAAGTCCGGAGAGAATCGAACAACTGTTGCCCATTATTAAATCTCAGACGGCGGATAAACATTTGGTAGTTTTGTCAGCGGTTTCCGGAACAACAAATGATCTGGTAATCTTATCTGAACTGTATGCCGGCAAAGACATTGAAGGAGCATACCGACATATTGATGCGTTGTATGAAAAATACAAGGTTTTTGTCAGCCAGTTATTTAAAACGGAAGAAGGAGTGTCAGAAGCTTCACTTTTTATTGATAAGATTTTTGATCTTTTTTATCAGTTTAAAAATAAGAATTTTACTTCAGATGCAGAACGTATTATTTTAGCTCAGGGCGAAATCATCTCTACCACCTTATTTCATTTACATTTAAAAGAAATTGAAATTCCTTCCACATTGTTATCAGCACTTGATTTTATGCTGGTGGATGAAGAGCACGAACCGGATGTTGATTTTATCAGAGAACAGGCCGGTCTTGAAATGGCAAAATATCCAGAGGAAACACTTTTTATCACACAAGGATACATTTGTAGAAATGCCCAGGGAGAAATTGACAACCTGAGAAGAGGAGGGTCTGATTATACTGCGTCATTGCTTGGCGCAGCGTTACAGGCTGAAGAAATCCAGATCTGGACGGATATTGACGGTTTCCACAACAACGATCCACGTTATGTTCCCAACACAAAACCTATTGCCCAATTAAATTTCGATGAAGCGGCCGAACTTTCCTATTTCGGAGCTAAAATTCTTCATCCGCAAAGCGTTTTTCCGGCAAGAAAATACAATGTACCTGTGAGATTGCTGGATACAATGAATTTAAGTGCATCGGGAACTTTGATCTCAGGCGAAACAACGAATCAAAATCAAATTGTGGCCATTGCTGCAAAAGACGGAATTACAGCAATTCGTATTCAATCTTCAAGAATGTTGATGGCTTATGGATTTTTAAGAAAAGTTTTTGAAGTTTTCGAACGTTTCAAAACACCAATCGATATGATCACAACCTCGGAAGTGGCAGTTTCCCTGACGATTGACCAAACCGAATATCTTTCTGAAATTATAAAAGAGTTAGAGGTATTTTCGGCAGTTGAGATCGACAGCGACCAGTCTATCATCTGTATTGTAGGGGATTTCAGAGAAAATAACCATGGTCATGCAACCATTGTTTCAGAAGCGGTAAAGCATGTTGCGATCAGGATGATCTCTTACGGTGGAAGTGAAAATAATATTTCCTTGCTGGTGCCATCAGCTTTTAAAGTTGAGACCCTAAGATCGCTGCATAACCGACTGTTTTAA
- a CDS encoding PKD domain-containing protein, which produces MKLLKILKLNYRILIALLVFTFNACAVEESIPVKADFSIKVVDNDYSVPVKVEITNKSTGAETYEWSFEGATLESSTEKNPLPVTYAHPGAYKIKLKASNKDGNTDSKIVEVKADAAMLVDFEWQMQGSDISPVTLKMIDKSLGATQYLWEFEGGNPSTSTAQNPDVIFTTPGDHVIKLTISNGLETYSTQKTITVKPAMTIDFNWSVDPIDNDYQAPVLLHLNNLSTNAFSYEWTIVGANPAVSTTASPDINLPAAGTYTIVLKAANDKETKTLQKQVTVLPDANLLSFSDVKLGINSASSTIGCFFSSQLGTVIKQNEVNSANGSAIDFAFFGLNSSFIYNQFLSPDEVQNSGFLAIPNAVHSKIINSQEMVGTQLSSSGFDALSSGNDFSAINITETNAGKSPFSNAVVPRVILFQTSDGRKGAVRIKAFIANGSDSYILTDIKVQKQP; this is translated from the coding sequence ATGAAATTACTGAAGATTTTAAAATTGAATTATCGTATTCTGATAGCGCTGTTGGTGTTTACTTTTAATGCCTGTGCGGTTGAAGAAAGTATTCCTGTAAAGGCGGACTTCAGCATTAAAGTTGTAGACAATGATTATTCAGTTCCTGTAAAAGTGGAAATTACCAATAAGTCTACCGGAGCAGAAACCTATGAATGGTCTTTTGAAGGGGCTACCTTAGAGAGTTCTACAGAGAAAAACCCGCTGCCGGTGACCTATGCTCATCCCGGAGCTTATAAAATCAAATTAAAAGCATCCAATAAAGACGGAAATACAGATTCAAAAATAGTTGAGGTAAAAGCTGATGCCGCCATGTTGGTGGATTTTGAATGGCAGATGCAGGGAAGCGATATTTCCCCTGTTACGTTGAAAATGATCGATAAATCGCTGGGTGCAACTCAGTATTTGTGGGAGTTTGAAGGAGGAAATCCTTCCACGTCAACGGCTCAGAATCCTGATGTTATTTTTACCACACCGGGTGATCATGTTATTAAACTGACTATTTCAAATGGATTGGAAACCTATTCCACACAAAAAACGATAACCGTAAAACCTGCGATGACCATCGATTTTAACTGGAGTGTAGATCCTATTGATAACGATTATCAGGCACCTGTGTTACTGCATCTGAATAATCTTTCAACCAATGCTTTCTCTTATGAATGGACGATAGTAGGAGCCAATCCGGCTGTGTCAACAACTGCCAGTCCGGATATAAATTTACCTGCAGCCGGGACTTACACGATTGTTTTAAAAGCAGCCAACGATAAGGAAACTAAAACACTGCAAAAGCAGGTCACCGTTTTACCGGATGCCAACTTACTATCTTTTTCTGATGTGAAACTGGGAATCAACAGCGCGAGTTCTACAATAGGATGTTTCTTCTCATCACAATTGGGAACGGTCATTAAACAAAATGAAGTCAACTCAGCCAATGGCTCAGCAATAGATTTTGCTTTCTTTGGTCTGAATTCTTCTTTTATTTATAATCAGTTTCTATCTCCGGATGAAGTTCAGAACAGTGGTTTTTTAGCAATCCCCAATGCTGTCCATTCTAAAATAATCAACTCCCAGGAAATGGTGGGAACACAGCTTTCTTCTTCAGGTTTTGACGCATTAAGCTCCGGAAATGATTTTTCAGCGATCAATATTACGGAAACCAATGCCGGAAAATCACCATTCAGCAATGCTGTGGTGCCCCGTGTTATTTTGTTTCAGACTTCTGACGGCAGAAAAGGAGCTGTCAGAATCAAAGCATTCATTGCCAATGGGTCAGATTCCTATATTCTTACCGATATTAAAGTTCAAAAACAACCCTAA
- a CDS encoding efflux RND transporter periplasmic adaptor subunit, which yields MVKKSLMYISLCLILLCVSCNSEKKEKAEEASFKVTSPLVKDTLIDKDYVAQIRSINHIELRAQEKGYIQSIYVDEGQFVQKGQLLFKIMPNLYESDVNRAKAEVKYAEIEYQNTKSLSDKDIVAPQEMAMAKARYEKAKAELASTNTHLGFTEIRAPFTGIVGRLHVRKGSLVDDGELITELSDNSKMWVYFNVPEAEYLNQMSDRTTNDPLHVRLRMANGKEFSQDGVVETIESDFDNETGNIAYRATFPNPKGLLRFGETGNIVITSPFANAMMIPQKATFEVLEKKYVYVVDKNNIARAREIKVAGELPHIYIVSSGLKQDDRIVLEGLRKVQDNQKIKNTYLQPQQVMSNLDLYSE from the coding sequence ATGGTCAAGAAAAGTCTCATGTATATAAGCCTGTGCCTTATTCTGTTATGTGTAAGCTGTAACTCTGAGAAAAAAGAAAAAGCAGAAGAAGCTTCATTCAAAGTAACAAGTCCCCTTGTAAAAGATACCTTAATCGATAAAGATTATGTTGCACAAATTCGTTCCATCAACCATATTGAGCTTCGTGCACAGGAAAAAGGATATATACAGTCTATTTATGTTGATGAAGGACAGTTTGTTCAAAAAGGGCAGCTGCTGTTCAAAATCATGCCTAATTTGTACGAATCCGACGTAAACCGTGCGAAAGCAGAAGTGAAGTATGCGGAGATTGAATATCAGAATACCAAAAGCTTATCTGATAAAGATATTGTAGCACCACAGGAAATGGCCATGGCTAAGGCAAGATATGAAAAAGCCAAAGCCGAACTGGCTTCAACAAATACTCATCTGGGCTTCACAGAGATCAGAGCTCCTTTTACCGGAATTGTAGGAAGACTGCATGTGAGAAAAGGGAGTCTGGTAGATGATGGAGAATTGATTACTGAACTTTCCGACAACAGCAAGATGTGGGTTTATTTCAATGTTCCTGAAGCTGAATATCTGAATCAGATGAGTGACAGAACAACAAATGATCCTTTGCACGTACGCCTGAGAATGGCCAATGGTAAGGAGTTTTCTCAGGATGGTGTGGTTGAAACTATTGAGTCGGATTTCGATAATGAAACAGGAAATATTGCTTACAGAGCTACATTCCCCAACCCTAAAGGGCTTTTAAGATTCGGAGAAACCGGAAATATCGTTATCACCTCTCCCTTTGCCAACGCGATGATGATTCCTCAGAAAGCAACTTTTGAGGTTTTAGAGAAGAAGTACGTCTATGTAGTAGACAAAAATAATATTGCAAGAGCTCGCGAAATAAAAGTCGCTGGAGAATTACCACATATTTACATTGTTTCTTCAGGGTTGAAGCAAGATGACAGAATAGTATTGGAAGGACTTCGTAAGGTACAGGATAATCAGAAGATCAAGAACACCTATCTTCAGCCTCAGCAGGTGATGTCCAATTTAGATTTGTACTCAGAATAA
- a CDS encoding TolC family protein, with the protein MNKNKIYQYAGTAFFLLSLAACKPIDIQQRAENKTVPDTYASAENDTINTGKQKWNEYFSDPNLQNLINQALQNNQELNIVLQEIEISKNEIKAKKGEYLPSVGLKAGVGVDKVSRYTNIGAMEANTEMEPGKEMPDPLFDFGAGIQAKWETDIWGKLHNAKRAQIQRYLASVEGKNFMITNLISEIADSYYELLALDNELIILNQNIKIQENALNIIKDLKKFARSNELAVKRFQAQVLKTQGMQYDIHQKIVETENKINFLVGRFPQPVERSHDFDSVVPQTVMAGIPSELLENRPDIKQAEYELAASKLDIKSAKARFYPSLDIGAGFGLQAFNPAYLIKPESFLFSLAGELTAPLINRAAIKAAYYNANAKQVQAVYHYEQTVLGAYIEVSNQLSKIKNLENSLDIKTKEVDALTKSIDISNDLFKYARADYMEVLLTQRDALESRFELVEKKVNQLKASVAVYRALGGGWDQNPVVSPEPVKK; encoded by the coding sequence ATGAATAAGAATAAAATATATCAATATGCGGGGACAGCATTCTTTTTATTAAGTCTTGCTGCCTGCAAACCTATAGACATCCAGCAGCGTGCTGAAAATAAAACCGTACCTGACACTTATGCGTCAGCAGAAAATGATACCATCAACACCGGAAAACAAAAATGGAATGAATATTTCAGCGATCCCAATCTTCAGAACCTGATCAATCAGGCTTTACAGAATAATCAGGAATTAAATATCGTTCTCCAGGAAATTGAAATTTCTAAAAATGAAATTAAGGCCAAAAAAGGAGAGTATTTACCTTCCGTAGGTCTGAAAGCAGGAGTAGGGGTGGATAAAGTGAGTCGTTATACCAATATAGGAGCGATGGAAGCCAATACCGAAATGGAGCCCGGAAAAGAAATGCCCGATCCTTTATTTGATTTTGGTGCAGGCATTCAGGCGAAATGGGAAACCGATATCTGGGGTAAGCTTCACAATGCGAAACGCGCTCAGATCCAGAGATACCTGGCGAGTGTGGAAGGAAAAAACTTCATGATCACGAACCTGATCTCAGAGATTGCAGACTCCTATTATGAGTTGCTTGCCCTGGATAATGAACTGATTATTTTAAATCAGAATATCAAAATTCAGGAAAATGCCCTGAATATTATTAAAGATCTGAAAAAATTTGCCCGTTCCAATGAACTCGCCGTGAAGAGATTCCAGGCGCAGGTGCTGAAAACACAGGGAATGCAGTATGATATTCATCAGAAGATCGTAGAAACAGAGAATAAAATCAACTTTTTAGTGGGAAGATTTCCTCAACCCGTAGAAAGAAGTCATGATTTTGATTCTGTGGTTCCGCAGACCGTAATGGCAGGAATTCCTTCAGAATTATTGGAAAACCGTCCGGATATCAAACAGGCGGAGTATGAGCTGGCTGCTTCAAAACTGGATATTAAATCAGCAAAAGCAAGATTTTATCCTTCCTTGGACATCGGTGCAGGCTTTGGATTACAGGCTTTTAATCCGGCTTATTTGATTAAACCTGAATCGTTCCTGTTTTCCTTAGCAGGCGAACTGACGGCTCCTTTGATTAACAGAGCGGCGATAAAAGCAGCGTATTATAATGCCAATGCCAAACAGGTGCAGGCAGTTTATCATTACGAGCAAACTGTTTTGGGGGCTTATATTGAAGTATCGAATCAGTTATCTAAAATTAAAAACTTAGAAAATAGTCTGGATATTAAGACAAAGGAAGTGGATGCTTTGACAAAATCCATCGATATTTCCAATGATTTGTTTAAATATGCCCGCGCCGATTATATGGAAGTTTTGCTGACACAGCGTGATGCCCTGGAGTCGCGGTTTGAGCTGGTTGAAAAGAAAGTCAATCAGTTAAAAGCAAGTGTTGCGGTATACCGCGCGCTTGGTGGCGGTTGGGATCAGAATCCTGTGGTTTCACCGGAGCCGGTTAAAAAATAA
- a CDS encoding TonB-dependent siderophore receptor yields MKRTAIVVSALSTLFSLNVSAQETTQNISPPIAKDTASTRQKTIETVEITGRREKGYKNSSTFSGTKTNTDLMDIPQSINYVTKETLDDQAAFKTSDAVKNISGVNQASYNNNDFVLRGFRASNTLVNGQRISTRGWAQNLTPYVERIEVIKGPASALFANTDPGGTINTVTKKPLRDSRNSINFSTGSFKTVRITGDFTGPMNEKKSLLYRLNLAYQDTESFRILQDQKALVIAPSFSFIPNDKTSVNFDFVYQHTNGRLDRGQPIFGASQGTDLYSVPISFAIGKRNDYQKEANIFTTISLQHKFNDHISFNASYLRSMYDEDLLEHRTSNSFAVDVSGNQIPTLMGMQTIRRLRKNYIDNISAYFTFDYKTGEFTHKTLVGYDHIQETFPEGNSTYNASGFLSADGKSVLSKYDPAHPEKYMIANGMPVPNVPYFNLENPDYSISEISNYINVSRAETPSRYFLHGVYVQQQISWRKWKALLGLRQEFYTDVQGFTTNNEKNIQQKAFTPRIGIVFEPTQQISLYGTYNQGYQPQSAGTIGSPETFGGPFDPLKSKMVEVGAKFEFFRKLLSVTTAAYYIEQNNILINALDPSNPDLLRQVGQQQAKGIELDINGRILPNLSMTAAFSYNLAKITESDNPAEIGSIMPNAPKNQGNVWIKYNFKNDTALKGIGIAAGANYASKRFTNETILELPAYTVANAGIYYNFDHFRMALNVNNVFDKIYWVGGFSYSRLFPGAPRNYMVSVGYSF; encoded by the coding sequence ATGAAAAGGACAGCTATTGTAGTAAGTGCCCTAAGCACTTTGTTTTCGTTAAACGTTTCAGCACAAGAAACTACTCAGAATATTTCGCCACCCATTGCAAAAGATACAGCATCTACACGCCAAAAAACCATAGAAACGGTGGAGATTACTGGAAGAAGGGAAAAAGGATATAAAAACAGCAGTACGTTTAGCGGAACCAAAACAAATACAGATTTAATGGACATTCCTCAATCCATTAATTATGTTACCAAAGAAACACTTGATGACCAGGCAGCTTTTAAAACGAGTGATGCTGTGAAGAACATCAGTGGAGTCAATCAGGCTTCCTATAATAATAATGATTTTGTACTGAGAGGTTTCAGAGCTTCCAATACATTAGTGAACGGACAAAGAATTTCTACACGAGGTTGGGCGCAGAATCTTACGCCTTATGTAGAAAGGATAGAAGTGATTAAAGGTCCGGCTTCTGCCTTATTTGCGAATACGGATCCGGGAGGGACAATCAACACTGTGACTAAAAAACCCTTGAGAGACAGCCGGAATTCCATTAATTTTTCCACAGGAAGCTTTAAGACGGTTAGAATAACCGGCGATTTTACAGGACCCATGAATGAAAAAAAGAGCCTGCTCTACCGTTTGAATCTGGCCTATCAGGATACCGAATCTTTCCGTATTCTTCAGGATCAGAAGGCATTGGTGATCGCCCCTTCGTTTTCCTTTATTCCGAATGATAAAACAAGTGTTAATTTTGATTTCGTTTATCAGCATACCAATGGAAGGCTGGATCGCGGACAGCCCATATTCGGAGCGAGTCAGGGAACCGATCTGTATTCTGTGCCCATTTCATTTGCTATCGGAAAGAGAAACGATTACCAGAAAGAAGCCAATATTTTTACCACCATATCCTTACAGCATAAATTTAATGACCATATCTCCTTTAATGCTTCTTATCTGAGATCAATGTATGATGAAGATCTTTTGGAACACCGTACTTCAAACAGTTTTGCAGTGGATGTTAGTGGAAATCAGATCCCCACTTTAATGGGCATGCAGACGATAAGAAGGCTTCGTAAAAACTATATCGATAATATCTCCGCTTATTTTACTTTTGACTATAAAACGGGTGAGTTCACCCATAAAACTTTGGTAGGATATGATCACATTCAGGAAACATTCCCTGAAGGAAATTCAACCTATAATGCTTCAGGTTTTTTATCGGCAGACGGAAAATCGGTACTTTCGAAATATGATCCCGCTCATCCTGAAAAATATATGATTGCTAACGGAATGCCGGTTCCGAATGTCCCGTATTTTAATTTGGAAAATCCTGATTATTCGATTTCTGAAATTTCAAACTATATCAACGTTAGCCGTGCAGAAACGCCTTCGCGATATTTTTTACACGGGGTATATGTTCAGCAGCAGATTTCATGGCGAAAGTGGAAGGCATTACTGGGATTGAGACAGGAGTTTTATACCGACGTTCAGGGCTTTACAACAAATAATGAAAAGAATATTCAGCAGAAAGCATTTACCCCAAGAATAGGAATTGTTTTTGAACCGACCCAGCAAATCAGTTTATACGGAACTTATAATCAGGGTTATCAGCCACAAAGTGCAGGAACAATTGGTAGTCCGGAAACCTTTGGAGGTCCATTTGATCCTTTGAAAAGTAAAATGGTGGAAGTAGGAGCCAAGTTTGAATTTTTCCGCAAGTTGCTTTCTGTGACCACAGCCGCTTATTATATCGAACAAAATAATATTTTAATTAATGCGCTCGATCCTTCCAATCCTGATTTACTAAGACAGGTCGGTCAGCAACAGGCAAAAGGAATAGAACTGGATATTAACGGGAGAATTCTTCCGAATCTGAGTATGACTGCTGCATTTTCTTACAATCTTGCAAAAATTACAGAAAGTGATAACCCGGCAGAAATCGGAAGTATCATGCCGAATGCCCCTAAAAATCAGGGAAATGTCTGGATAAAGTATAACTTTAAAAACGATACGGCTTTAAAAGGAATCGGTATTGCGGCAGGAGCCAACTACGCAAGTAAAAGATTCACCAACGAAACCATTCTTGAATTGCCAGCGTATACCGTTGCCAATGCAGGAATATATTACAACTTCGATCATTTCAGAATGGCTCTGAATGTTAACAACGTTTTTGATAAAATATATTGGGTCGGCGGCTTCAGCTATTCGAGATTATTTCCGGGAGCACCGCGTAACTATATGGTTTCTGTCGGATATAGCTTTTAA
- a CDS encoding efflux RND transporter permease subunit gives MFKKIIHRPVFAIVISVIILFVGGLAIKQLPTEQFPQIAPTTVAVSIAYPGSSADVLVKSSLITIENAVNGVQGMRYMSTDATSAGEATVNVVFDPGTDPNIATVLVKTRIDQVMPLLPELVQKEGVIVNPVQPSMLMYVNLYSKDKNMDEKFLYNYSTVNVIPEINRIPGIARSQILGSRRYAMRIWLNPERMRAYDISVDEVMKAIGEQSIIGRPGRIGQSSGIAAQTLEYVLTYKGQYNKPEEYENIIVRANSEGENVKLKDVGKVELGSEFFDIYSNLDGHPSASIVLKQNYGSNASDVIKGIKSKMEELKKNFPPGVDYKISYDVSKFLDASIEQVIDTLRDAFILVAIVVFIFLGDWRSTLIPIIAVPVSLIGAFFVMQLFGLTINLVTLFALVLAIGIVVDDAIVVVEAVHAKMEEKNQSPFKAVQEVMGEISGAIIAITAVMVSVFLPISFMSGPVGTFFRQFSITMASSIVISALIALTLTPVLCAMLLKNNHGHHKKANLFTKFIDAFNRLFDKLTGRYAALLRRIVTRRTLTWTVLAVFSAGIFFVNKNLPGGFIPTEDQGTIYAIIQTPPGSTLEQTNKVSRELQGIAEKVDGVESVSSLAGYEIMTEGRGSNAGTCLINLKPWNDRAHSVKEVMEELEEKSKDLGATIEFFEPPAVPGFGSSGGFSMRLLDINRDTNYQEFDKVNKDFMVELKKRKELTGVFTFFAANYPQYELVFDNNAAMQKGVSIGKAMDNLNILIGSTYEQGFIRFGQFFKVYVQSGPEFRRLPTDILNLYVKNDRDEMVPYSAFMTMKKTQGPNEITRYNMYNSAAIRGLPAAGYTTADAIKAINETAAKTLPHGYKVAWEGLSYDEANRGNEAIYVFLVVLIFVYLVLAAQYESLILPLAVITSLPVGLFGSFFLLKAMGLQNDIYAQVGLIMLVGLLGKNAVLIVEFAVQKRLEGMSIADAAIEGAKVRFRPILMTSFAFIAGMIPLVLAHGAGAIGNHTIGASAMGGMIFGTVFGVVIIPGLYYIFAKWADGRKMIKEEHESPFSEDMIHYE, from the coding sequence ATGTTCAAGAAAATAATTCACAGACCGGTTTTTGCAATTGTAATTTCCGTTATCATCCTGTTTGTGGGAGGCCTGGCCATTAAGCAGCTACCCACTGAGCAGTTTCCGCAAATCGCACCTACAACGGTCGCTGTAAGTATTGCTTATCCGGGATCCAGTGCCGATGTATTGGTAAAATCTTCCCTTATCACCATTGAAAATGCAGTGAATGGGGTACAGGGAATGAGGTATATGTCAACAGATGCCACCAGTGCCGGAGAAGCGACTGTAAATGTAGTTTTCGATCCGGGAACGGATCCTAATATTGCTACCGTTCTGGTAAAAACAAGAATCGATCAGGTAATGCCATTATTACCTGAGCTTGTACAGAAAGAAGGGGTTATCGTAAATCCTGTACAGCCGAGTATGCTGATGTACGTGAACCTTTACAGTAAGGATAAAAATATGGATGAAAAATTTCTGTATAATTACTCTACGGTGAATGTTATTCCGGAAATCAACCGTATTCCGGGGATCGCAAGATCACAGATTTTAGGAAGCCGAAGATATGCGATGCGTATCTGGCTGAATCCTGAAAGAATGAGAGCTTACGACATCTCCGTAGATGAGGTGATGAAGGCGATTGGAGAGCAGAGTATTATCGGGCGTCCGGGAAGAATCGGACAGAGTTCAGGGATTGCTGCACAAACGCTGGAATATGTACTGACGTATAAAGGACAGTACAATAAACCCGAAGAATATGAAAATATTATTGTAAGAGCCAATTCTGAAGGAGAAAATGTAAAACTAAAGGATGTTGGTAAGGTAGAATTAGGAAGCGAATTCTTTGATATCTATTCGAATCTGGACGGGCATCCGTCTGCTTCTATCGTATTGAAGCAAAATTACGGAAGTAATGCCAGCGACGTCATCAAGGGTATCAAATCTAAAATGGAGGAGCTGAAAAAGAATTTTCCCCCGGGAGTAGATTATAAGATCAGTTATGATGTATCTAAATTCTTAGATGCTTCTATTGAACAGGTGATCGATACTTTAAGAGATGCCTTTATACTGGTTGCTATCGTGGTTTTCATATTCTTAGGAGACTGGCGCTCCACGTTAATTCCTATTATTGCGGTTCCGGTTTCCTTAATTGGTGCTTTCTTCGTGATGCAACTTTTTGGGTTAACCATTAACCTCGTTACATTGTTCGCATTGGTACTGGCCATCGGTATTGTGGTGGATGATGCGATTGTGGTGGTAGAAGCGGTTCACGCTAAAATGGAGGAGAAAAACCAGAGCCCGTTCAAAGCCGTTCAGGAGGTAATGGGGGAGATCTCAGGGGCTATTATTGCGATCACCGCGGTGATGGTATCGGTATTCCTTCCGATCTCTTTTATGTCCGGTCCGGTGGGTACTTTCTTCAGACAGTTTTCCATTACCATGGCAAGCTCCATTGTGATTTCAGCATTAATCGCCCTTACTTTAACTCCTGTATTGTGTGCGATGTTGTTGAAAAATAATCATGGTCATCATAAAAAGGCTAATCTTTTTACCAAATTTATTGATGCTTTCAACAGATTGTTTGATAAATTAACAGGAAGATATGCTGCATTACTCAGAAGAATTGTAACCAGAAGAACATTGACATGGACAGTACTGGCGGTTTTCAGTGCCGGAATTTTCTTTGTTAATAAAAATTTACCCGGCGGATTCATCCCGACTGAAGATCAGGGGACTATTTATGCGATCATTCAGACGCCTCCCGGATCTACATTAGAGCAGACCAATAAAGTTTCCAGAGAATTACAGGGAATCGCGGAAAAAGTGGATGGGGTTGAATCTGTTTCTTCTTTGGCAGGGTACGAGATCATGACGGAAGGTAGAGGTTCTAATGCCGGTACTTGTTTAATTAACCTTAAACCTTGGAACGACAGAGCCCATTCTGTGAAAGAAGTCATGGAAGAACTGGAAGAGAAATCAAAAGATCTGGGCGCAACCATCGAGTTCTTTGAACCGCCGGCAGTTCCGGGATTTGGATCTTCAGGAGGTTTTTCAATGAGATTACTGGATATCAACAGAGATACCAATTATCAGGAATTCGATAAAGTGAATAAAGACTTCATGGTCGAGCTGAAGAAACGTAAAGAACTTACCGGTGTATTTACTTTCTTTGCAGCCAATTATCCGCAGTACGAACTGGTTTTTGATAATAATGCCGCGATGCAAAAAGGGGTTTCCATTGGTAAAGCCATGGATAATTTAAATATTCTGATTGGTAGTACCTATGAACAAGGGTTTATCCGTTTTGGACAGTTCTTTAAAGTATATGTTCAGTCCGGACCGGAATTCAGAAGGCTGCCTACTGATATTTTGAATCTTTATGTTAAAAATGACCGAGATGAAATGGTACCTTATTCTGCATTTATGACGATGAAGAAAACGCAGGGACCGAATGAAATCACACGTTACAACATGTACAATTCTGCCGCTATCAGAGGGCTTCCGGCTGCGGGATATACCACTGCAGATGCGATAAAAGCGATCAATGAAACTGCCGCCAAAACCTTACCTCACGGATATAAAGTGGCCTGGGAAGGGCTATCTTATGATGAAGCCAACCGTGGTAATGAAGCCATTTATGTATTTCTGGTGGTTTTAATATTCGTTTATCTCGTTTTAGCAGCTCAGTATGAAAGTCTGATATTGCCTTTGGCTGTTATTACTTCCTTGCCTGTAGGTCTTTTCGGGTCCTTCTTTTTATTAAAGGCGATGGGATTGCAGAATGATATTTATGCGCAGGTGGGGCTTATCATGCTCGTTGGTTTACTGGGTAAAAATGCCGTGTTGATTGTAGAGTTTGCCGTGCAGAAACGTCTGGAAGGGATGTCCATTGCAGATGCTGCGATTGAAGGCGCGAAAGTTCGTTTCAGACCCATCTTAATGACTTCTTTTGCATTTATAGCTGGTATGATTCCTTTGGTATTAGCCCACGGAGCCGGAGCAATTGGTAATCACACCATTGGCGCATCGGCAATGGGAGGGATGATATTCGGGACCGTTTTCGGGGTGGTGATCATTCCGGGGCTCTATTACATATTTGCAAAATGGGCAGACGGAAGAAAAATGATCAAAGAAGAACACGAATCACCATTTAGCGAAGACATGATCCATTATGAATAA